GTCTGACATAACCCGGCACTTCGGATCCCCCATGGTCCGCAGTCAGAAAAACCAGATAATCCCCTTTCGGGAACTGTTTTTTCAGGAATTCCAAAAATTCCTTGATTTCCTTATCAAGTTTCACATAACAGTCAGCAGTCTCAATTGCCTGGGGACCGTAACGGTGACCAATGTAATCGGGTGAAGAAAAACTAAGTGTAAGGATGTCGGTGTATTCACCCGCTCCCAGTTTTTCCTCCTTTATTGCTTCAATTGCAAACTCTTTTGTGAGTGTGCTTCCGTGGGGAGTTCCCTCTGCTGCACTGAAGTTCCCGAGTTTTAGTGTTATCGCAGGAATATCATGCGGGAAAACGGGTTTTTCCTCTCCCGGGAACAAACCTTCAAACGGGGTGTCATCCTCGGAACACATTGTGTACCTCGTCAGCGGGTAGGTCGTCTCCCATTTGCTTTTCAAAAGTGTTTCGGGCCTTCTTTTTGCATTGAAATCAGCTACCCACTTTGGCACCTCTTTCATATAATATGTACTGGATATCCAGTTACCAAGTATCTCATCAAACCAGTAAGCTGCATTTGCTGACTGCCCGGCAGGAAGGATCGAGCTTCGCTCTTTTATAGCTATTCCAATTGTCTTCGATTTGAATGAATTCGAAATCCTCATTTCATCAGCTATTGTATTCACAAGAAGTCGTCTTGGTGAGTACTTTCCCTGTTCCGGTGTACCACCAACGGCAGTCTCATTGTTATCCTCTGCACAATAAACAGACTTGCCTGTCTCCCGCTCATACCAGTAATTGCCGATAATTCCGTGCATCCAGGGCGAGGTGCCCGTAAAGATTGATGCATGACCCGGTCCGGTGTAGGTGGGCATATAATTGTAATGTGTGTTGGAGCAACTGTATCCGTTTTTTACGAGTTCTTTGAATCCACCCTCGCCAAACAGATCCCAGAACCGGTACAAATAATCGTACCTCATCTGGTCAATCACTATCCCGACTACAAGTTTCGGTCTCTCTGATTGCTGCGCATTTGCTGAGAAAACCAAGACCAATATAAATAAAGCTAATTTTTTCATCTCATTCCGTATGTTTTATTTATCAAAATTGGCAAATCCCATTTAAATTTAATATTTTATACTAAAACTAATTAAATTTTATGGCAAAAACTATGAAAAAATGGAGCCTTAAAGGCAAAAACGCTTTTATTACCGGTGGCAGCAAGGGAATCGGGCTTGCAGTCGTCGAGGAGTTCCTGACTCTGGGTGCAAATGTTCTCACTGTCGCCCGTAACGATGATGATTTAAACGCACTCAAAGCGGAACTGAAAACAGACAAACTTGAAACGATGGTTTGTGATATTTCTGTGAAGGAAGACCGGACAAAGGTAATAAAATACCTCGGGGAAAAACTGGATTCATTGGACATCCTGGTTAATAACGCGGGTTCCAACATCCGTAAAAAAGTTCATGAGTATTCCGACGAGGAAATTAAATATCTTTTTGAACTCAATTATTTCAGTTGTGTCGATTTCTGCAGAGGTCTTTTCCCGTTGTTCAGACTTTCGAAGTCTGCTTCCATTATCAACATCACCTCGGTGGCGTCCTTTTTCGACGACTCCACAGGATTTCCATATGCATCCTCGAAATCCGCTGTAAATCAGTTTACCAAATCCCTTGCTTCCGAGTGGGGAAAACACAAAATCAGAGTGAATGCTGTGCTCCCCTGGTTTATTAAAACCCCGCTAACCGAGGGTTACCTGGCGAATGAAGAGAATTACAAAAAAATCATTGAACGGACACCTCTGAACAGGGTCGGAAATGCTGATGAAGTCGCATCACTGGTTGCCTTCCTGTCGATGGATATTTCATCTTATATAACCGGTCAGACAATCTTTGTGGACGGTGGGGTGAGCGGGAGTGTGTTTGGGAAGTAGGTTTGGATAAAAACAAAAAAAAGAGGCTGTCAGATCTTAAAATCAAGACAGCCTCAAACATTTAGATAAAGTGGTCTGTGGCGTAAACCGGATGGATCATACACTCATCCTCTTCCGTACCGTAACAATGGCTGCATTTTTCTACCGTAAACACAAACTTGTCTTCCTTTTCCGATGCACCAATGAAATTAAGTACGGCTTTGCAGCTTGAGCATTGAACTATATGATACCTCTGAGATCTGCCCGAACACTCCGGACACAAATAACCAAGTTCTTCGTCGTGTAAGCCCGGCTCCAGTACGAAGAAGCTTCCACATTTTACATTATTACATTTAGCAAAATGTTTAGCATTTGTAGCTCTTTTCGCGATAGCTCCTCCATTTATTTTCAAGCCTCAACTTAACTGATTTGCCTCACATAAAAATATATAAAAATTTATACCTGTATATCGATTTTGTGCTTGCAAGTATTAATTTGTTCAATTAGAAGCGCAGGCGACAAATTTTGGACTAATTTCCCGACTTTAATTTTTGAACCTCTCCCGAAAGAATTCTGAATTTAATTTAGCGATTCAAAGACCACAACGGGGAGATAAATTCAACAAGTATGATTATTTTAAACGATTAAATTTTTTAATTATTTTCAAGATACCCGGAGAGTCAATGTCGAAAATCGCATGTTTTAAAGCTTATGATATCAGAGGAGTCGTTCCTTCTGAATTGAATGTTGAGCTGGCATACAATATTGCCAGAGGATATAAAAAATTCACCGGCTGCAAGTCGGTTGTAATCGGGCGGGATATAAGAAAATCGTCCGAGGAACTGAGCACAGCATTAGTGAACGGGTTTCTCGATTCAGGTGTGAATGTAATCGATATCGGTTTATGCGGAACTGAGATGGTGTACTTTGGTACATCATATCTGAACGCCGATGGCGGTATCATGATA
This Bacteroidota bacterium DNA region includes the following protein-coding sequences:
- a CDS encoding alkaline phosphatase family protein, whose product is MKKLALFILVLVFSANAQQSERPKLVVGIVIDQMRYDYLYRFWDLFGEGGFKELVKNGYSCSNTHYNYMPTYTGPGHASIFTGTSPWMHGIIGNYWYERETGKSVYCAEDNNETAVGGTPEQGKYSPRRLLVNTIADEMRISNSFKSKTIGIAIKERSSILPAGQSANAAYWFDEILGNWISSTYYMKEVPKWVADFNAKRRPETLLKSKWETTYPLTRYTMCSEDDTPFEGLFPGEEKPVFPHDIPAITLKLGNFSAAEGTPHGSTLTKEFAIEAIKEEKLGAGEYTDILTLSFSSPDYIGHRYGPQAIETADCYVKLDKEIKEFLEFLKKQFPKGDYLVFLTADHGGSEVPGYVRQNHIDCGLIDLSAYQKAAEKVLASKFNPDPETKFILEIKNFQIYFDYKVVTKYKTTVEELTKIITPELMKFPEIRDVFPVAGLENGTNSNDPLRKRMFFGYNKKRGGDAWLVFNPGWLHHDNKGTSHGAPYEYDNHVPLIFYGMSVNKGEHRGYVEITDVAPTVTNFLKIMAPNGSFGNVIEGVFKK
- a CDS encoding SDR family oxidoreductase, which gives rise to MKKWSLKGKNAFITGGSKGIGLAVVEEFLTLGANVLTVARNDDDLNALKAELKTDKLETMVCDISVKEDRTKVIKYLGEKLDSLDILVNNAGSNIRKKVHEYSDEEIKYLFELNYFSCVDFCRGLFPLFRLSKSASIINITSVASFFDDSTGFPYASSKSAVNQFTKSLASEWGKHKIRVNAVLPWFIKTPLTEGYLANEENYKKIIERTPLNRVGNADEVASLVAFLSMDISSYITGQTIFVDGGVSGSVFGK